The window GAATCCGGCGCTGATCTTCAAGGACCGGTGCTGGAGCTATCGGGAGTTCGGGCTCGAGGTCGACCGCGCCGCCGAAGGTTTTCTCCGGCTGGGTCTGAAAAAAGGCGAGCGGGTCGCGCTGATGCTCCCGAACTGCCCGGAGTATCTCTTTGCGGTCTTCGCGGCGGCGAAGCTCGGGCTGGTCTTCGTTCCCGTGAACCCGAGCTACACCGCCGACGAGGCCGAATACGTGCTCCACCACTCGGAATCCGCGGCCGTTCTGACCTCGACGGATCTCGCGCCGTTGCTCGATTCGCTCCGGCCGCAACTGCCGCGCCTGCGTGCGACCATCGTCGTCGGCAAGGACAACAGGCCCGGAGCACTGGACTGGGAGCGGGATTTTCTCGGCGACGCGGCCGCGCCCTTGGCCGGTGCGGCAGGTCCCGACGATCTCGCCTCCATCACTTATACCTCGGGGACCACCGATCGGCCCAAGGGCGTCATGTTGTCGCAGTACGCGTACGCGTTCGCGCCCAGACAGCGCGCCGAAGGGCTGGGCTGGACCGAGCGCGACCGCGTGCTCTGCCTCCTGCCGCTGTTTCACGTGAACGCGCTCTGCCACATGTGCATCGCCATGCTGTCGGTCGGAGGCTCGATCGTTCTCACCGAGCGCTTCAGCGCCTCGCGCTTCTGGGATGAAGTGCGGCAGTACGGCGCCACGACGTCAAGCCTGATGCGCACGATCCCGCAGATCCTCCTGAGCCTGCCCGAGCGGCCGGACGATCGCGACAATCCTCTGAGGCTGGTCGTCGCCCTGCTTCCCCCCGAAGCGCATGTGCGCTTCGAGGAACGGTTCGATCTCGTCGCCGTGCCGTCGTACAGCTTGACCGAAGACATTCTCAGCGTCATCGGACCGCTCGACAAGACCCGGCGCAAGCTGGGGAGCTGCGGCCTGCCGCTCGCTCCCCAGGTGCATCGCATCCGGATCGTCGACGATTCGGGCCGAGATCTTCCCCCGGGCCGGCCCGGCGAGATCTTGAAGCAAAGCCCGGCCGTGATGCAGGGGTATTTCAAGAACCCCGAGGCGACGGCAAAGGCCCTCGTGGGAGGCTGGCTCAGAACCGGGGATCTGGGGTACGTGGACGAGGACGGATTCCTGTATTTCGTCGACCGGCTGAAGGACATCGTGCGGCGCGGGGACGAGAACATCTCTTCCGAGGAGGTCGAACGGGTGTTGAATGCGCATCCCGCGGTCGCGGAGTCCGCCGTGGTCGGCGTGCCGGATCCTATCCGCGGGGAAGAGGTGAAGGCCTTCGTGGTTCTCAAGCCGCCGGCGACGCCCGACACGGTTCCGCCCGAAGAGCTCTGGAGCTTTTGCGCGGGCCGCCTGGCCCCGTTCAAGATTCCGCGCTACATCGAGTACCGCCTCGAACTGCCGAAAACGCCGAGTTCGAAGATCCAGAAAAACCTCCTGCGCGACGCGAGCAAGGATCCGGCCGCGGGAGCCGCCGACCGGCTGCGGGCCGGGAAGCGCTGAACGGTGGCGGGGCCCGTTTGACAAGGGGTGAACCGAGCTGTTAACGAGGGCCGAAAAGGCGGCCGGCGAGACCGGCCTCCGGTTGCGTCGCCGGCAGACCGAGGAGAACGACCATGAGCCAGGTTGATTCGAAGACGGACGAGGCACGGCTCGATGCGCTGCACCGCCGGATGGCGGAGAATTCCCTGGGCGGTCACTGGCAGCCCCGGGAGCCCAAGCCCGAGTTGAAGCCGTTTCTCTGGCGCTGGCCGGTGATCTATTCCTGTCTAATGGAATCCGGAGAGGTTGTCCGGCTGGGCCATGTCGACGAGGCGGCCAAACGGCGCACCGTTCAGCTCGTCAATCCGGGAATCGCCGCCCAGAAGGCGACCAGCCGCACGCTCCAGATGTCGGTCCAGCTGGTGAAGCCGGGAGAGCGAGCGGAATGCCATCGGCACACTCCGGCCGCGCTGCGGTTCGTGGTCGAGGCGGACGGGCGGGGGTACACGACGGTGGAAGGCGAGCGGATGCTCATGGAGCCGGGAGACCTGATCCTCACCCCGAACTGGACCTGGCACGATCACTACAATCCGGGCGACAAGCCGATGATCTGGCTGGACGTGCTCGATATCCACCTCGTCAATCACCTGGACGCCAACTTCCAGGAAAACTACGGCGAAGGGCCGGCTCAACCCGTGACCAGGCCCGACGGCTATTGCCGGCAGCGGCTGGGGGCCATCCGGCCACGGGCGGGCAAAGTCGGGGGAGGCGCTCTGCCCTACACCTACAAGTGGCGTGACGCGCTGAAGGCTTTGAACGAGCTCTCGGCCGCGGGGGCGGCGGATCCCCACGACGGGATATTGCTGGAGTACGCCAACCCGCTGACCGGGGGTCCGACTCTGCCCACTATCGGCTGCTGGATTCAGATGCTCCGGCCCGGCGAGGAAACGCGGCCGCACCGCCACACCAGCAGCACGATCTACCACGTCGTGCAGGGCGAGGGGGTCACTACCGTTGGAGAGAAAAAGGGCGCCGGGGAGGATCTCGGCTGGGAAACCAGAGACTGCTTTTTCGTTCCCTCCTCGAAATGGCATCGCTTCAAGAACCGCTCGAGAAAGGAGCCGGCGATCATCTTTTCCGTGACCGATCGGCCGGTGCTCGAAAGCCTCGGGCTGTACCGCCACGAAGGGGAGTAAGCTCCTTCGCCCCGGCGCGTCCCGCAGGCGGCGCAAAACTCCGTGTCCGGATTCGGCTGCCCGACGGACGTGCTCACCGATGCGGGTCGGTGCCGCGCGTTCCGTGAATCGCGGGAAAGCCGCCCGGGTCCGGGTCCGCGCCGCGGCGCAGGATCTCGAGCCGCCGGGTCATGGCTGCGATCTCGGCGGTCTGGGAAGCAATGATCTCTTCGGCGAGACGACGGGTGAGAGGGTCTTCACCGTGGATCAGGACGGCTCGGGCCATCGCTACGGCGCCCTGATGATGGGGAATCATCATGGCCAGGAAGTCGACGTCGGGGTTCCCGGTGTAGCCCGCCGCGTGCATCTCCTTCATCATGTTGTCCATCGCTTCTTCCAGCTCGCGCCGGTACGGGCTCGACCCGGCCGGTCGTCCTGAGGGCCCTGTTCCGGGGTGACGGCCCGCGGGGCCCGCTTGTGCCAGAGTCGCGGTCTTCGAATCCGTCATCGCGCTCTCCGCTAGGCCGTCTGGCTGCGCGCTCCCGACCGGACATAGACCAGATTGATGCTCTTCTTGTTGCGCAGCTTGCCCGAGGGCAGTGAGAGCTCCCCGAGGGGAATCTGGGCGACGAACTGCGGCCTGAAGGGATCGGAGACGTCGAACGCCGTGCAGACCGTCTGTCCTTCGTTGGGCGTCCCCGGAAGCTCGTCCTGCTCATGGGCGATGTAGAGGACCGTATTCTCGGGATTGGTCCACAGTCCGTGCGCCTCGCGGCCGTGGCTGAAGAACGTACCGACCACCTTGCGGCCGCCCGCCGGCGCGGCGCGGTCGATGATGGCGATCCGGCTCGAGGCGACGCCGCCGGGGCCGCCGTCGTCGACGCGGGCGAGCGAAACGTACACCGCCTTGCCGTTGGAATTCTCGACGAACTCGATGTGATTCGGGCGGGCCAGCTTCCCCAACGAGACGGTATCGCTCACGCGCGGCTC is drawn from Candidatus Zixiibacteriota bacterium and contains these coding sequences:
- a CDS encoding AMP-binding protein encodes the protein MKTPATLGQLIDERAALHPENPALIFKDRCWSYREFGLEVDRAAEGFLRLGLKKGERVALMLPNCPEYLFAVFAAAKLGLVFVPVNPSYTADEAEYVLHHSESAAVLTSTDLAPLLDSLRPQLPRLRATIVVGKDNRPGALDWERDFLGDAAAPLAGAAGPDDLASITYTSGTTDRPKGVMLSQYAYAFAPRQRAEGLGWTERDRVLCLLPLFHVNALCHMCIAMLSVGGSIVLTERFSASRFWDEVRQYGATTSSLMRTIPQILLSLPERPDDRDNPLRLVVALLPPEAHVRFEERFDLVAVPSYSLTEDILSVIGPLDKTRRKLGSCGLPLAPQVHRIRIVDDSGRDLPPGRPGEILKQSPAVMQGYFKNPEATAKALVGGWLRTGDLGYVDEDGFLYFVDRLKDIVRRGDENISSEEVERVLNAHPAVAESAVVGVPDPIRGEEVKAFVVLKPPATPDTVPPEELWSFCAGRLAPFKIPRYIEYRLELPKTPSSKIQKNLLRDASKDPAAGAADRLRAGKR
- a CDS encoding DUF305 domain-containing protein; this translates as MTDSKTATLAQAGPAGRHPGTGPSGRPAGSSPYRRELEEAMDNMMKEMHAAGYTGNPDVDFLAMMIPHHQGAVAMARAVLIHGEDPLTRRLAEEIIASQTAEIAAMTRRLEILRRGADPDPGGFPAIHGTRGTDPHR
- a CDS encoding cupin domain-containing protein, whose protein sequence is MSQVDSKTDEARLDALHRRMAENSLGGHWQPREPKPELKPFLWRWPVIYSCLMESGEVVRLGHVDEAAKRRTVQLVNPGIAAQKATSRTLQMSVQLVKPGERAECHRHTPAALRFVVEADGRGYTTVEGERMLMEPGDLILTPNWTWHDHYNPGDKPMIWLDVLDIHLVNHLDANFQENYGEGPAQPVTRPDGYCRQRLGAIRPRAGKVGGGALPYTYKWRDALKALNELSAAGAADPHDGILLEYANPLTGGPTLPTIGCWIQMLRPGEETRPHRHTSSTIYHVVQGEGVTTVGEKKGAGEDLGWETRDCFFVPSSKWHRFKNRSRKEPAIIFSVTDRPVLESLGLYRHEGE